The Channa argus isolate prfri chromosome 14, Channa argus male v1.0, whole genome shotgun sequence genome includes a window with the following:
- the ttpa gene encoding alpha-tocopherol transfer protein, with amino-acid sequence MNGPELSEVPDGSEQLGSYVNSLRRRALQSTELSAVTTFSDGFLIKFLRARDFDVELSLKLLLNYQRWRRESPEISSCLSPSSVLGLLNASYLAVLPQRDYTGSRVLIYRIGQWNPKDWSAIQVFRVSLMTSEIISTETETQRQGVKTIFDLQGWTLSHALQITPSLARKISSVLSDSFPLKVRGIHLVNEPLFFRPVFAMIRPFLPDKIKQRIHMHGADFHSSLSGFFSPTILPPAYGGEGPGIEEACQDWTNHLLQSEKLLQQIAAHPTADIAVTPNGTVISEEVETEQFSEG; translated from the exons ATGAACGGGCCTGAGCTCAGTGAAGTCCCGGACGGCTCGGAGCAGCTCGGTTCGTACGTGAACAGCCTGAGGCGCAGGGCCCTGCAGAGCACCGAGCTGTCCGCTGTCACGACCTTCTCCGATGGCTTTCTCATCAAGTTTCTGCGGGCGAGAGACTTCGACGTGGAGCTCTCTCTGAAG CTCTTACTAAACTATCAGCGGTGGCGGAGGGAAAGTCCTGAGATCAGTAGCTGTCTTTCTCCGTCCTCTGTGCTTGGCCTCCTCAACGCATCGTACCTTGCTGTCCTCCCACAGAGGGACTACACCGGCAGCAGAGTGCTTATCTACAGGATTg gaCAGTGGAACCCCAAAGACTGGTCGGCCATCCAGGTTTTCAGAGTCAGCCTCATGACATCAGAGATCATCTCCACAGAAACAGAGACCCAGAGGCAAGGTGTGAAAACCATCTTTGACCTGCAGGGTTGGACTCTCAGCCATGCCTTGCAGATTACCCCTTCCCTTGCCAGAAAGATATCCTCTGTACTTTCG gacTCTTTTCCACTTAAAGTCAGAGGAATTCATCTAGTCAATGAGCCATTGTTCTTTAGGCCAGTTTTCGCCATGATACGTCCCTTCCTGCCAGACAAGATCAAACAGAGG ATCCATATGCATGGTGCTGATTTTCACAGCAGTTTAAGTGGCTTCTTCTCACCAACCATTCTGCCTCCAGCATATGGAGGGGAAGGGCCAGGAATAGAGGAGGCGTGTCAAGATTGGACCAATCACCTGCTTCAGTCGGAAAAGCTCCTGCAGCAGATTGCCGCCCACCCAACTGCTGATATAGCCGTTACACCTAATGGCACTGTTATCTCCGAGGAAGTGGAGACTGAGCAATTCTCAGAGGGATGA